The following is a genomic window from Osmerus eperlanus chromosome 18, fOsmEpe2.1, whole genome shotgun sequence.
TGCTTTTTAAAATCGGATCAGACACAAACGAGGGCAAACATAACATTAAACCTTAAAACATCCTAATAGATGTAGTTAAATATTTGCTCTCACCTGAAATCGGAACATCTACGTTCAGGTCGGGAAGGTTCAATCCTCCCGAGTGTCACAGGGAGCAAGGCCACGCGCAATTACGCAGCCACCCAGGCTCGGGCACGAGCACGCAAACAGTAAGTTCCAAGAAACAAGGGGTGAGCAAAATGCTTTGTACACACATTACTTTACTTCAAATGTGAATATTATGTATTCACGAAATAAACTTCAGACCAAAGTAGATTGTAGTAGATCAACAGGTTTAATTATTATGACATTAAATATATAACAAAGCCCGAGCGAATGTTGTGGCTAGTTTCGTTTTTCCAGATGCAAAGGTACGACGTCAATATAGATCATGACAGACAACCCCAAAAACGTTTTGTCACGTAGCGTATAAAGGTAAGCCTTATGATGTTGTTTCATAATATTGGATAAAGGCGACTACTAAATGCTATACATGTACattataaatgtaaaaataataaatgtatgtgtgtgtgttttgggggggggggtgaagtgaGAGATTATTTATCCCCCTCGTTTTCCGTAAATTCCACATCTCTCATAACTGCAGATGGTGGTGACTGATGGAGGAGAGACCGGAGGAGGACAGCTGAACGGAGGAGAGCTGACGACGGTAACCGACCTGAAGGAGTCGGGTTTCGGTCGGCCTCGTCCCCGCCACGGCCTCCTGCTGGTCTACTGGTTCGCAAGCGAGTGCCTCGCCTTCCTTGACCAGCAGGGGGCGATGGAGGCGCGGTGCGACGGGAGACTTTGGGTTTCATCGCTTCGGAAACATTGAGGGCATTCTCCGGCCAAAAAGGCACAAGTGGCTTTCATTTGACTTTTAAATATACTTTAGTTCCCCTGCACTTAGCGTATTGTGATAGATTACCTTTCCCATATAGGCTACCATCTTTGTTTTAGGCTACTAGCCTACTCTCCTAAGTTCTACTTTTCAATCTTTTCTACTCCTTTTCTGTATTGATTCATTATTGTTCTACTGTTTGTTTACATTCCACTCTTCTCCACTCGTACTTGTACGACTCCGGTCCTCAGGGCGGGGTACTTCGTGGTGGGTAACCTCAACACGGACAAGTATCCCGGGGCTGCCAACCTGCCGCCGTACGTCCGTCAGGGCTACATAAAAAGATCACGCGGCTATCGCCAGCACAACGTGGACCGCGTCATCATCAGACTCAGGTACCCTCAAGCTGAAAACGCAGGGGCTTTACGTAAGGGGATGCAGCCCTTAAACATGCCtaatttttaaataaaaattaaGGGAGTCAGATTTgcagttagggttagttagggttagggttaccccgTACGGCATATTTCGTTTACTGGATTAGCCTACAGTATTCCTGTACAGTTTCCATGGTGATTATAGGAAAACTTGGAGCCTACAGGAGTTGGGCTGATTACTCGGTATGGGTCTCGAACTTCCTGTGTTCCCCAGGAAGAGGAAGGTGTTGGACGTGTACGTGTCAGTACACGGTTGTGAGACCGGCATCTTTGGGAGATTCGACCCCAGACACACCCACCGGGTGAGCCCAGACCTCATCAGGACCATCCAGAGCCTGGAGCTCATCACCTTCCTCTGTTGGACCGGCTACCAAGACCTAGCTCCATCTCAAACCATCAGACAGGATGATCAACCATCTCACGGAGGGGTCTTAGAGTGGAATGTACCATCTCACGGAGGGGTCTTAGAGTGGAATGTACCATCTCATGAAGGGGCAATGCAGTGGAATGTACCATCTCACGAAGGGGCAATGCAGTTGAATGTACCATCTCACGAAGGGGCCATGCAGTGGAATGTACCATCTCATGGAGGGGCCATGCAGTGGAATGTACCATCTCATGGAGGGGCCATGAGATGGTACACCTATACCAGAGCCCAATACTCTGAAGACTCGTATTGGAGAgtggatgatgaagatgaagaagaaAGAGCCAAAAGAAAGATGGAGTTTCTCCGAAGAGCCCTCAAAACCCTCGTCATCGGCGCCGGCGTCCTATTCCTGGCCTCCTGCTGTTACCGCCTGTTtaagccctccagccctccgggGGCAGTGTGGGGCCGAGTGGGACGACGACTTGGGGCCACGTCAGGTCAGGTCCACAGAAGTACTCATGTCATGTTGGATTATGTATTTTAAAGGAGCAGTCCGTAGTTTTCTTATGCTAAGCTGCTGCCAGGGAAATGCTCAGACGATAAACAGTCATTTCCttattaaaaacattttaagtTGACTTTTATGGACAAAAGTAAGTTTGTATTTCAAACTTGTGTAAGAATGTTGATGTTCTGTTTGCATTTGTTTACCTCTGTTGTATAATTTCTCTATTTATAAGATTATGGATACCATGTAtgtgaaaatgtaaaaatattcaATATGTATATTGTACATATTTGTTAATTAAAAAGAAATTAATTTCTATAATCGTATGATACACCTGTATTTCTAACAATATTTTGTATCaataaaaaatgagtaaagTCTATGTTGTATTTGCTCTCTGCAGTTTAGGAACATGGTCTTTTTCAGTACCGCAGTACACGCTTCTTACCAGTAGGTGGGAGCCACGCACTCTACTCCTTGTAGAATTTAAAGGCAGGGTCGGTAATGTTGTTGAAAGGCACGTTTTGtcagatggcgcaagtccaaagacggtctggaccttaataagtatcactccctccttacATCCTTCTctgctcacataactggtgctaaaacccactacttcctgaacaaaattatctctgcctcaaaccctcacaaacttttctctaccttctccacccttcttaacccacctcccccgcccccccccaccccccctccttggaccccttctcttctccctgtacaccacctcactgggaccgatcatcacctcccatggcttctcctaccactgctacgctgacgacacgcagctgtacctgtcgttccccccgaccgatccggggatctcagctagaatcgaggcctgcctcacagacatctagacctggatgaccaagcaccacctccagctgaacctcaacAAAactgaacttctcatcatcccggccaaaccctccatctcccacaacctctcaatcaccctgggatctgtgacggtgaccccttcttcctctgccaggaacctcggggtgatcatggatgacgagctctccctcacagcccacattgctgcggtctcccggtcatgtagattcaccatctacaacatccggaagatcaggagatacctgtctgagcattccacccagctgctagtccaagcacttgtcctctcaaagttggactactgcaactcgctgctcgccggtctcccagcatgcgcaacccgccctctccagaggattcagaacgcagcagcccacctggtcttcaatctacccagacgggagagagaggttcaggcagatgggggggagaaggaggagggagagagagagggggggggagggggagagagagggggggtctgcAGACAGGCCCTGTGAACAGCTGGCAATGAAGAAGCCATCTAGAAAGAGAATAGCTCGTCGTTTTCGCCGCTGTGTCACTCAGCAACAACCAACTGGCATCTATGTTTATATATCCCCCACACCACCTGTATGTTATCACAAAGCTGCTTTATCTCTTCCAGGTAAAACACCTGCTGTTTTTTGTCCCTTATCTATTTGTATTATGTTTGCTCTGTTTATTATGTTTGCACTGACAGGTGTCCTGGAGACAGCTGCCCATGGAGGAAACACACAACTCCCTTCCAGGCCCGGATTGGCTAATTGGGAGAACCGGTCTGTTTTTTTGGCCGTGAGGGCCGGTGTTGTCATGACACTGGGTTGATATGGAGGCTGTCCCTAGGCTGCCTGCACTCACAGCAGCCTCACTCTTTTTATTTTCTCgcagccccaccccccccacatgttttaattggactaaaactatcttttccagtactttactaataaacggaaggtttgatattggtctgtaatttgcaagtagactgttatccaatttgggtttctttaataggggctttacaacagctgttttgaagacaTTACACCAACATTCATACGATGCATGTTTTTATGATGGTGGGGGAAACCGGAGTACCCGGAGGAAACCCACACAGGCACGGGGAGAACATGTATACTCCACACAGAAAGTACCTGGAGCAAGCGGGGTTTGAACCAGGGACCTTCTTGCTGTGAGGCAACAGTGCTAACCACTGAGCCACCGTGCTGCCCAATATAGTTGTGAACAATAGTGGTCCGGTCTAAGGCATGAAACTCCAGGACAGAAAATGagtcccactccggccctgctcccttCTATGGcctttagaaacacacacacaatgtttatTAAATATTTAGACAAATTAATTTCATGAACTGTGAAATAAAATTATGTGAAATGTGAAATAAAATTATGTGAAATGTGAAACCAAATTATGTGAAATGTTAAACCAAATTATGTGAAATGTAAAATCCAATTATGTGAAATGTGAAACCGTGCGAGGAGGGAGTCAGTCCTGAAGCAGCTATTCGATGTTTTCATCTTCGTTGGACGGGTCTGGGGACGGGGGAGCGTAGCGATGCAGCTGGAGTTTATCATAGACAGTGGTCAGATCCTGCTTCTCCTCTAGACCCGGGCCCAGTTCTGATAGattacactgagagagagagagagagagggggggggggggggggggaggagagagggacagagagagcgatagagcgagagagagacgaggacagcaggagagagagagagagagagagagagagagagagagagagagagagagagagacagagagagcaggagagagatgggaggagaaaaCAGAGTGAATGGCGAGATGCAGAAAAGACAACTGAACTGAGAATAAAAAGGGATTTGTCTTATGTCATGCACATAAACACTGTGATGCCCTGGTTGAACATGTGTACAAATGTATGTAAACAAATAAattacacacaaaaataaaatgGTTGCTTAGATCCAGTGAGACGAAGCTTCTCTTTTAAATGCGAGCCCTGACTAAACTTTTGACAACGTGCTGTGTCGAGAGGAAGTTCAGTTGTGTGTGACGCAGTTAGCTTGTCAGACAAACACGGTCTGATACAAGATGTGAAACATCACAAAACACATAATAAAGAACTGttcagtgtgtgggtgagaaagATGCTTATGTTACCACGGCAACCACAAAGAATCAGACGTCTGAGGACACGTCTTTAATTGAACTAAAATGGCTCCCCGCTCGGCTTGGGTCGGCCACTCACACcctgaggcacacacaaactattctatacctctctctccccccctccccctctctctccccctcctctctctctctctctctctctctctctctcccccctcctccttctccccccactctccttgaagccccccccctctctcgctctctctctccccactccctctctctctcccccctccccctctctctcccccctccccctctctctctctctctctctctccctctctctctctctctccctccaccccccccccctctactgtAAATATGTACGTGTAAATGTGTCTGTCAGCAGTGTATAACTGACCTGATCACTCCTCTTGCTAACAACAGTAACTTCTGCATACtgaacttcctcttcctgtggcTGCTGTCTGTCAGACAAGTCTGAACCTACGAGAACAGAGACTGAtgtcagagggagagatgagactgacacacacagaacactgtTGAACTTTACATGAATTTGTTTTTTTGGtgagtttgtgagagtgtgtgagtgtgtgtgtgtgtgtgcgtgcgcgaagGAGGAGGGACATGCATGGCCACAGGGCAGTCAAACAAACCATATAAACACATTTTAAGGAGTCCatcttatctctctttcccatccacccaccctccgtttcccgcctctccctccctctccgctgATGAACAGTTAACGTTTTTACCTCCCTCGCTAATAAGTGTAAGCAGTCAGATGTGTCGGAGGGTTAGAACGCTGTTTAAACCTTTGGTTCTGACCCTCTGTGGAAGTGAAGTTCCTTGGTGCAGACAGGGAGAACAGTTCTCTGACACAAcaaaggaagtgatgtcagttTGGAGAACAGGCTTGTCttgactcctgtctcctcccatctcatcttaccttctgtctctctgtctctttgttgtCTTTGTACAGGCCAGGTGGCTGAGAGAAGGGGAAATCCCAACTGTCATccgtcttatctctctctctcatcattttccctccctctgtttccctcctctccctccctctccacagaTAAACATCATCTTTGGTGTGTTTATCCCACACCCAAGtctcaccccccgccccctcacacAAGTCCTCAGAGTGAGTCCATTCCAATTTTACGATCCCCTCCTCAGCTCCTcggtcctcccccccccccccccccccccgcctttaACTACTTAGGTGAAAGGAATGTCCATCATGAACCAGgctatgtacagtgtgtgcttGTTAATAGCATTCCTGAAGCAGTTAACAGTTAACGTTTTTAACTGccactcctcacctccctccctgcctgtctgtctgtctgtctgtctgcctgccttcgGGGgtatttaaatttcaatattaagtattcaatgctttttaaaataaaaaacatgatgtcactgatttgcttctatAGACTCCTCTCTCGACCAACCACAACGTCAGGTGAGTACATTTTGAAAGCAGACATGCAGAGGCATGTAGGGAACTGTCTCCTAACATTATCTAGTGACTCCTCCCTCATCTTCCCTGAGGAAACTAAACACTGTGTGGTTTCACCAAGCAAGACTCTGCATGTCAGATCTAAAGTACCAAACATACCTCCTGATCACTGGACCAATCACAAGCCAGGACACTGAGGGAGATCACGCTTCACAGCTAACAGTTCCCCACAGATAAATACCtgccttgttgtgtgtgtgctggtgttttCCTCTTCAGATACACCACCAGTAGAACAAACACAATGATGAATACAGAACAGGACACAGCAACAACAGTAGAAACCCACAGTCTTCCTTCAACACCTGTAGACAATAAGAAAATAAGAGCTTGTTTTTAAAGCTTCAGACTCGATCAATCAATCTACTGTTTGGTGAACAGGAAGAGAAGTGAGAGacattgttgttgaaatgtaaaGTCTAGCAGGTGACATAAATGCAGGTGGTTTCTGTCTGTGAGCGATGAGAGAATAACAGCCTTGTCCTCCAGTCAGGTGTCATTAGAAGCACAAAACCGATAAGAGACATTGATTAATTGGGGAACTCGGTAAGCAGGATGAAGCTAGGTTCTTTCCAGAGTGAGCACAGAGTTTACTTTGGCTTGTAAAACCATCACATCACCAAACATTCATTGCTGGTTACGTAACTCATTCTGAACGTGAGGCTTTCATGAAACCCAGACAATCCCCAAGACACAACAGACTTCTACAGAGCATCcttcacacaggaagtgactgttctgtggcacttcaccctacttgcctcggggggaatgtccctgtacttactgtaagtcgctctggttaagagcgtctgctaaataactcaatgtaaatgttctgTTCCCTTGTGTGCATAACTTATTAAAGTGCATCATTTATGAAATATTATTGAACAAGATATGATTACTTAAGTTAACTTCCTCCTTAGAATGAAAGACTACAATCTATACATTATATGACATTGTATTATATTGTAGAGCAGTGGtttccaatcctggtcctcagggaacacctgtcctgcatgttttagatgttcccctgctctaacacacctgattcaaatgaatgggtcgttatccagctctgcagaagcctgtttatgaccattcatttgaatcaggtgtgttacaGCAGgggaacatctaaaacatgcaggacaggtgttccctgaggaccagggttgggaaccactgctgtAGAGCATTGAAACAGGTACCATCTGGTTTAGGATCACCAATAGTTCTGCATGTATCTGGCATGTTGACAGACTCTCTGCTGACTGGGTTCTCCaccacacagctgtaggaagtgttGGAGTCTGAAACCAGGACCAGAGACAGGACCCTGGAGAGATCAGGACTGCTggtctggttgagtctctcctctcctctgtaccAGGACAGGCTCACGTCTCTCCCGTTCTCCACAGAACACTCcacccagcagggggcagcagctcTCACCTGGGGTTTGGAGACCTGGTCTGCAGGaggacatggacacacacccTGGATCATCAGCAGGGATTCATACACATataaccagccaatcagaattagGATGAAGTATTCAGTCAGGGTATGGTGTGGGTTGTTATTCACTGAAGTATAAGATACTCACTGTAAACTGTCAGATGAAATAAAGAATTGTTTTGCCCTATTGAATCTTTCACCGTATACGGCCCTGTATCATTTATCCTGAGTTCTCTGATGGTGAACAGTCCAGTCTGTCTGTTCCACTGGAGTCTTTCTCTGAAGTCTTCAATGTAGACTTC
Proteins encoded in this region:
- the LOC134038778 gene encoding SLAM family member 5-like isoform X1 translates to MDFRHGTILRWIAWFLLGLSAAAGQDGGKLTGAVGGDITFPASVKTSGSLEYRDKAICQVLKGDSEVYIEDFRERLQWNRQTGLFTIRELRINDTGPYTVKDSIGQNNSLFHLTVYNQVSKPQVRAAAPCWVECSVENGRDVSLSWYRGEERLNQTSSPDLSRVLSLVLVSDSNTSYSCVVENPVSRESVNMPDTCRTIGDPKPDGVEGRLWVSTVVAVSCSVFIIVFVLLVVYLKRKTPAHTQQGSDLSDRQQPQEEEVQYAEVTVVSKRSDQCNLSELGPGLEEKQDLTTVYDKLQLHRYAPPSPDPSNEDENIE
- the LOC134038778 gene encoding hepatic and glial cell adhesion molecule-like isoform X2 gives rise to the protein MDFRHGTILRWIAWFLLGLSAAAGQDGGKLTGAVGGDITFPASVKTSGSLEYRDKAICQVLKGDSEVYIEDFRERLQWNRQTGLFTIRELRINDTGPYTVKDSIGQNNSLFHLTVYNQVSKPQVRAAAPCWVECSVENGRDVSLSWYRGEERLNQTSSPDLSRVLSLVLVSDSNTSYSCVVENPVSRESVNMPDTCRTIGDPKPDGVEGRLWVSTVVAVSCSVFIIVFVLLVVYLKRKTPAHTQQGSVIYQNWARV